The Miscanthus floridulus cultivar M001 chromosome 6, ASM1932011v1, whole genome shotgun sequence genomic interval CAGAGCACGCAAGCACAATCAGAAGCAGCACGGGCGAGATACGCCAGCCAGGTAGAACAGTGGGCAACACTGCGGAGGAACAGTCTGTGTCTACGAGCTAGCCTAACGGCTGCACCACACGACCAACCATTTGCTGATCTCTTCAGATCATGCATGATGGGCTGGCTGATGGCATGATGCTCCCCCCTAGCTAGTAACTGGAATTCAGTGACGGTGCTGCTCCAGATGCCCCCTACTACTCCTCGTCCTGGACCGCTACCGCTTGGTGCCCTAGCTACTAGCTAGCCGAGCTTGTCTTGATGCTAACATAGCAAGATGATGGATGTACCAGCCTACCAGGTGTCGCTCCAACTGGGCAACACTGACTGACAAATCGGTCACCTGAATTTACACTACACCAGCCACCACCACCAGTGAGACGACATTCTTTCTGACTGCAATGCAAAGGCCAAATCATTTGCATGCACATGCACTGCATTGCAGTTGCAGCGCACAATAATTCGCAGTCCATTGATCTGGTCCAGCGTTGCAGAAAAGCGAAGGAAGGCACGTACGTATGAATAATTGAGCGCGTCCACGAGGCAGCAACTATGATGTGCTGCGCATTTTCACGACACGTCACATTCAGAAAAGATGAAGTGCCTCCGTTACACAAGTAGCTCCGATCCATTGATTTCATCAAAATGAATCCTTGCTGAGTTCTCGATCTCATTCTCACCCGTATAGGCCGCGATGAACTACCAGTAGTTTTCGGTGCGCCTTTTCAATATTCCAGTTGAGTGCTCCTCTTGCATTGTAATGCATTGCTATCCTTTTCGCCGATGGAAGAAGGAATTGAAGGGAAATGGGTACAGCTTCCTTTCTGGATCTTCTTGCATGCTGCCATGGCTGTATGTCTGACGAGTACCATGATTTGGAGGTCCTGCTGATCCCAATGTTCATGGGAGAGATTGAGCCGAAACATGGGGCTCCATTCCCATCCCCCCGTGTTTTCGCGCTGGTTCCATCCGTCGAGTTTGAGAGATAGTGACCAGAGAGGCCCCTCCCATCATATTCTGCTCCCAACTACAGTAGTGTTTAACTCGGAATCCCTGTCGACGTCTCGCCATACAGCGTAAACAGTGGTATACTGGTATATATGAAAGCAATCTGAGTATCAGACACAACaatcctctctctttttttttcagcTCAAAAGAACTCTTGCGTACGTCGAAGCCAACTGAGCTCCGTACATCTGGAAAGCCAGGAACAAAGTTTGTTTTGAAGGGAAACCTCTAATAAATCCTATATCAATCATATGCCATATGCATCTGCCCTCATGAATTACTGGGCAGGTCTATTCATGGAGATCGACAGAGAAGCACTTGAAGCTGGAGCAAACACAATGCTGAAGATCGCAGCTTTTCTACTGGGCAAGAAGCTGGGCAAGGATGGACAACTGCTGTTGAAGGATGGTGGTGATGACAACAAGCAGGGATGACGGGTCCTTCTGCTCTGATCTTTGCGAACTAAGTATTCACAATGTCTTTTGGAAGGTGGCTCAAGTAGCTAACCTTGCGTTAGAGCTGGATTTAGCTTTGATGTCCTGCCAAGATGGCATAGTTTTCGTTTCCTATCAATCATCTAGACCAAAACTGTCTGTAATAGGCTACAGTAGGAAGTCTGCCTTTTGCCTGTTTTCTTTCTTACTCTGATATGTCTAAAAAATGCTGTATTTCCGTTAGTGATAATGGAAATGGGGTTACCTccggttcaaaaaaaaaactgagcTCCGTACAGTGCCGAAGCCGAACCCATCACATCCATCACCGTTGCGTACTTCAAGCAGTCTGATGGGGTTGCGAAAAAGATTTCGATCGATTGAATTCTTGATCCTAACAGCACGATTACTGACTGGTGGCTACACGCCTGCACCGTAAAGCAAGCCGGTCCGGAGGACTGGACGTTGGAGGAGAAATGCTGTAGGTTGAATGGTTGATCGCCAAAGTTTCACGTCTGGTGGAAGGAGGACTGGACGAGAAGACGGCAAAGGAACCGTAGCGTAGGTAGGTGACCGACCAAGGGACCGGGCGCGAGTGCCATCGAATCAACCTCGCGAATTCGGGTGCGAAATTTGTACCCCACGGACCACGGTCCCAACCTGTCCGTCTGCGTCTGGGACCGCCGGGGCTCTACTCTATTTATCCGTTTCCCTCCCAACTCCTCCGTGCCGGCCTCTGATCTCCCACTGACATTCCTGACACCGCCAACAATGGAAGAAGAAGCCCCGGAGGAGCTGATCAGCCCCAGGATCTCCTTCTCACACGACCTAGTCGTAGTCGCGACACCACCGCCTGCAGCCGCCCTCGCTGGCCGGCGGTCGGACGCGTCGCTGCTCGTGTCACGCTCACGCCTCCTGGTCCCGGAGCCGGAGTTCGACTTCGCCAACGCCGTCGCGGCCGCCGCCGACGACGTCGCCCCGGCCGACCGCCTCTTCGCCGGCGGCAAGCTGCTGCCaatgccgccgctgccgcccgcTCCGAAGCCCAGCCCGTGCACAAAGCCACAGGCTTGCAGCAGCCGTGTCAAGGCGCAGCAGGCGTGCCAGCAGCATATCAGGCGGCCGGGTTCGTCGTGGGCGTCCCCGTTCTCACGCAGCAGCAGCGTCAACTCCGCCACGACGACGACAATAACCACGGGCGCGCCGCGGTCCGCGGGGAGGTTCGGCTGCCCGCCGTTCCCGCTGATGCGCAGCTGGTCAGTCGGCTCCGCGGCGCGGGATGGTGCCGCCGTCTTGGGTGGTGGCGCGGTCTcggacgccgccgccggccaccggcCTCATCATCAGTACTACAAGAAATTGGGCGGCGCAGCGGCAGCTACTGGTAACGGTGGTGGTTCAAGAACTTACTACTATGGAGGTAGCAGAAAAGGCGGCAGCGGTAGTGGTAGCTATGGTGTTAGGGTTCCGCCGGTGCTTAACGTGTCGTTCATCGGCACGAGTGTGTCCAACGTGCTCAGCTACTTGCTTTGTGACTGTAGCCACAGGACCAAGAAGAGTAGGGAGTTCTAGAGTTAACTGGCCTGGCCTGGCGCCCAGCTAATATGGTGAACAATTTCCTGTGAAAGTAAAACTCACAGACAAAGAGCTTGTGAATTAACGTACGCACGCATTCGAAAAGCATGGCTACAAGTTACAGCCATGCTTGCATATATATGAAATTATAAGAAAACTTGCTGCTCAGCTCGGGCTAGCTCGAGCCAGCTTGTGCCCTGGTTGTTCCTGAGCTGTGGACGCAAGCAGGCGCAAGGAACTTAGGTTGTTTTCTACAGCGAGTAGTCGCTTGGCTTCCTTTGTATTATTCTAGGGAGGGAGCCAATACTAAGTTGTAAAACAATTTCGCCCCTCTAGAGCGCTTCAAGGCATGCTGTAAACAAACAATATTGTCTCTTAATACAAaatacgcaaatcttttgcgtgaTTGAGAAAAAAATTACGATCGAATTAAATTGAGAGAATGGGTGGTGCACGACATGAGCGATGgtcttttttttctttaaaaGATTTCTTTTGTTTGCTTGGCATGCATGGGATCGATCGGAGGCGCTTTTTGGTTGTGTTGTTGATTACCGGTTGCTTGCTTGGCGGGGCATGGAGTGTGATCAAAGTATGCCCATGTGTTTGTGGGGAATGCTTGTTCGAGGGAGCCTCGCTCATCAAGGGTGGCGTGCAGGTACAGCGGGAGAGTCCCATGGCTGGCCAGGCTTGTTGGTTCGCAGCATATTGTCATGTACTACTACTTCAgtacttgtactactactaccacggAATGCAAGTTCAGCTTGCTAGTTGCCGTAGTGCTTGTGGTTTCAGTACATATCATTTGGCTGCGCAAAGATCATGGTAGCCCTTTATGGCTGATTAGCTCCTATCCTGCGCGATTCGTGTTTAAGTATTAGTGAATCGTATATAATGGGCACTATAGCAGATAATAAGTTCTAATAAAAAATACTAAAAATAGttacatttttttttaaaagtatACTAATACTAATAtcatgtttttttaaaaaataattagAAAATATTAAATTAATTGTTATATTTAATGACATTAAAACAAAAAGACACATAAATGAATAAGATATAAAGAAATCAAGTAGAGACTGATTATCTTAAGTTCTCATAATAATTGAAAAAGATATCATTAATCATAGAGTTTGGGTTTTTGGGAGGAACCACTGCCACTGGTAGAGTAGAGCAGAGAGGCCAGAGGCGTATAGAGGACACCTCTAAGGAAGTAAGCACTAAGCAGTGTGATCAGATGTTGTCCAGGCTTTCATCCTGGTCTCAATTCACACAACCCTGAGTAAGCGATTGGCTTGTTTCTTGCAAGATATTTGTGTCAAGCTTTACTTTTCGCTTTTCCACATATACTTAGCTTGTGTTTTCCAAAATAATTGTGCTAGTTGTCTTGGTCAAGTGTATTTTAATTTTAGTGTTCACTGGGACCGTGCCTTTAGTGGACCCTTACTATATAACCACTAGATTTAGATGTGCCCTTTCTTTAGATCAATAGAAACGTTGTATATTTGAttataagtgtggtgcttagaatCATATTATATATAGCTAATAGCTTATAAGACGATATACCTTATGGATCGTAGTGGTAGCCAGCGCGTGATGAAAACCGTGTGTGTTCTTTGGATTCCACCATAATCAAATAACCTCGAATGAAGTTATATTGCAAATTTGCAATTAGTTGGTCTCCTCTCCTCCAAAATACACCTAGTTTTCCATGCTGTCACGAAGTAATCAAGAACCTTTAAGACGTTGTAGCTAAATTTAGATTTTCTTTTTGTTAGGAAAGTCGTTTAGCGACCATTCTCGTCAAGTTATGATTAAAATAAGCTGAAACCAGCAACCAAACGATGATACGCGCTTTATACTAAAACATGGAAGTTGTGTCTTATATACCTGCTTCTCTTTCTACTACTGTCATATTTTATACTAAAACACGGAAGTTGTGTCTTATATACCTGCTTCTCCTGGTAGTACTTTTGCTCCTTttgtttagcttttttttttttgcgagacccAGTTACAGACGTAGACGCTCACAAATACGAGCGCACATTCACTCTTATGAACATACGCATGCACGTACACTCTAACCCTATGAGCTACCACTGAAAAAATAGCGTCGTTAAATTCAGGAAAATGTGAGCATATGTGTCAAGTCGAGGACTTAAACCCGGGTGGACAGGTTCCACTCCAAGAAACCCGATGCTCAGCTCACGTTCAGCTCACGTTTAGCTCCTTATTAGGTACTCCCTCCAATCTGGTATATAAGGCGTAACCACCTTTAAAATGGGGATGCCGCGAGTTCAAAGACCCGGTGCTGAGCTCGCGTTTAGCTCACTCTCTCATCCTTCCTGGTAGCATGCCACGCTAGACTCTGTTGTGACTTGGTGAGGCGCGGAGGCCGTGGAAACGTGGTTTATCACGTGCTGGGCCGAACGGGCTGTACGCATTATATCGAGATGAGGAATTGATGCGGGGCCAGTCTCTGCGAACACTCGCGCCCTTATTATCGAGGCCCATGAGGAGGCCGGCCGGTGAGCGCTCTGGCCCGTTAGCCAACCGGTGAATGCGGCCTGGGCCTGTTACGTAGAGTGGCAAGGAAGAAACCGCGGGCAGGCCGGCAGTGTTGCCGGCTTGCCGCTTAGGGTCAGTCGCACCGGCAGCGCCGCATGCCCGCATCAAAATCTCGATACGACAGTGTTGCTTTGTCTACCCTCGAAACTCGCTACCAACCACTGGATCGTCAACGCGACACACGTCGGCGTCAAACCGGTGGCGGATTCTACTCCTTTTTTCCCTCCTGAACTGGATCAGTTCACGAATAGCCGCCTCCAGGTCCACAAGGCGACGAATACAGCTACTGCTGGATCGTGCATTCGTACGCGCTGCACTGTGAAAACGCTTCGTCTTTGAACTTTGATAGCAGAAACAATGCTTCTAGCCAGGCTAATAATACAGTCCAAGGATTTTTACAGTCTTCTCTTAATCTAtctatatagtagttagctcttcactattaatatATGATCCACTTATCTCTCTCATAAAGTTTCTcagttattgtatctaaatcggctgtaagcttacagtccgcttctcttctctctcatcttctttctcctccacctcatcaATTAGTCGGCTTATAGTCTGCTATTATACAAGCAGCCGACGAGGGGAGGGAGAACAACCATACTAAGTGTTTGGTTAAGTGCAATTGCCCCTTCTCTCTCTCTGTGGTGTCTAGGACTCACAGTAACTGCACTTAACCGAACACCTAGTACAGTAATCATATTTTTTTACAGATCGATTGTTTTACTTTGGTCCAACAAAATAGAAGGCACTGCCTGAATGCCTGATTAGAGAAGGGAAGAGAGTATCTGTGTGGCCCTAACTTGATTAGAGAATTTGTTAGTTTTtctccgcgccccaatcataccAAATGCACCAATATATAGCAGCTTAGGATGAACCGATTCTATTGAAAGAATGGAGAAACAGTAACGTATTCTTACCATTGCAGATATATACATAcacattttcttttaaaaaaacacAATGGTAGGAGCTTTATCTTTCAATTAAGAGATGAATAGAAGTTTAGGTAAGTGGAGGGGGCATTGCCCACCACGGAGAGAAAAAAAATTCTGATTACATACACCTccattatatatatgtatatgtgtgtGTACATTTTATATTGCTCCCGAGAGTAGTTACTTCCATAATTAATAAATCACGTTGCGTATGTGTACGtactcatttatcagtttgagtatgttAACATAGTAATATTAAGATACTCCAGATCTTTACTATATGAATTTTTTTCAAAAGAGcacatgtcgggttcataaacctggggtcccttgcggaccggcttcccaataaAGGCTTAGCCTAAGCAGAcaaacacgcaactcatgggccggtccAAGTATCTGAATGATAGGcgagaagggcaatccaatcaccgaccggaggGTCTGGCCAACGAGGAACAGCATGCGCctt includes:
- the LOC136457828 gene encoding uncharacterized protein, whose translation is MEEEAPEELISPRISFSHDLVVVATPPPAAALAGRRSDASLLVSRSRLLVPEPEFDFANAVAAAADDVAPADRLFAGGKLLPMPPLPPAPKPSPCTKPQACSSRVKAQQACQQHIRRPGSSWASPFSRSSSVNSATTTTITTGAPRSAGRFGCPPFPLMRSWSVGSAARDGAAVLGGGAVSDAAAGHRPHHQYYKKLGGAAAATGNGGGSRTYYYGGSRKGGSGSGSYGVRVPPVLNVSFIGTSVSNVLSYLLCDCSHRTKKSREF